One segment of Sphingobacteriales bacterium DNA contains the following:
- a CDS encoding LemA family protein, with product MTSLIILGIIVLLVLWVVGMYNRLVRFRNQVSESWSGIDVQLKRRYDLIPNLVNTVKGYAAHESATLERVIQARNAAASVRSGDIAGAVAAEKQLGGALRQLFAIAESYPDLKANTSFIQLQNTLAQTEDEISRSRRYYNAVVRDYNTSTETFPSVFIANAFGFKKAEYFEIEDPAERQNVQVQF from the coding sequence ATGACCTCTTTAATTATTTTGGGTATTATTGTGCTGTTGGTATTGTGGGTTGTTGGTATGTACAACCGCTTGGTGCGCTTCCGCAATCAGGTGTCGGAATCGTGGAGTGGTATTGATGTACAGCTCAAACGCCGCTACGACCTCATTCCCAATTTGGTGAATACCGTAAAAGGGTACGCCGCGCACGAAAGTGCCACTTTGGAGCGTGTGATACAAGCGCGTAATGCCGCCGCCTCGGTGCGCTCGGGCGACATCGCCGGAGCAGTAGCCGCCGAAAAACAACTTGGCGGTGCTTTGCGACAACTCTTCGCCATTGCCGAAAGCTACCCCGATTTGAAAGCCAACACCAGTTTTATCCAACTCCAAAATACTTTGGCTCAAACAGAAGACGAAATCTCTCGTTCCCGCCGCTACTACAACGCCGTAGTGCGCGACTACAATACTTCCACCGAAACTTTCCCTTCTGTTTTCATCGCCAACGCTTTTGGCTTCAAAAAAGCCGAATACTTTGAAATAGAAGACCCCGCAGAACGTCAAAACGTGCAAGTACAATTTTAA
- a CDS encoding DUF2207 domain-containing protein — protein sequence MKFAQLLFISLLTALFCISNDTALHAEAFTIDNFDVVIRVHKEAYFEVQETIDLTFSEQRRGIFRNIPYEYNLNGERYDISIDNIEVEGQDFKVSQQNSNYVIRIGNPNRYINGAQRYIIRYRVRHAFIFAEAHSEFYWNLIGDGWETYIKKASFLVELPEALTLQDSDIGLYTGTYGVRERNATYEFDGTALRGATTQALAPHEALTLALRLPTTYINRPSELELLWRKYGFLALPLLIVAGFGGFVYRLWQKHGKDEPIIQAVEFYPPAELPPAEAGVLIDDTNDHRDLIALIPFWAANGYIKMYEVGKSSLLFNSLDYELEKIKDLPASVPRYEQIMFNGLFSRSNRTSINSLKNNFYTTLSSAQSNLMAYVKSQKYYTPKSSELSELIPFIAMAMIGAGALIIFFLGSVTGGIAAILCGILTFFIKKPMLRRSMHGNTLYQQLFGFRMFVKAAEKDRLERLLKDDPNYFEKTLPYALVFGYAKEWGKKFDGLLLEPPTWYVGNAYGPRYFGHGGGFSMGDFADKFEGGVRNIENAFSSTPPSKGGGSWSGGSGGGFSGGGFGGGGGGSW from the coding sequence ATGAAATTCGCCCAACTGCTTTTTATATCACTCCTGACCGCGCTTTTTTGCATCAGCAACGATACTGCGTTGCACGCCGAAGCGTTTACTATTGATAATTTTGATGTCGTAATTCGTGTACACAAAGAGGCTTATTTTGAAGTGCAGGAAACCATTGACTTGACATTCAGCGAACAAAGGCGCGGTATTTTTCGCAATATTCCTTACGAATACAACCTCAACGGCGAGCGATACGACATTAGTATTGACAATATAGAAGTGGAAGGGCAAGATTTTAAAGTATCTCAACAAAACAGCAACTATGTTATCCGTATCGGCAATCCGAACCGCTATATCAACGGAGCGCAACGATATATTATCCGCTATCGGGTGCGGCACGCCTTTATTTTTGCCGAAGCACACAGCGAATTTTATTGGAATTTGATTGGAGACGGCTGGGAAACTTATATCAAAAAAGCTTCTTTTTTAGTAGAATTACCCGAAGCACTTACGCTGCAAGACAGCGACATCGGACTTTATACCGGCACTTATGGTGTGCGCGAACGAAACGCCACTTATGAGTTTGACGGCACTGCGCTGCGCGGTGCTACTACGCAGGCACTCGCCCCGCACGAAGCTCTCACGCTCGCCCTTCGCCTACCAACAACGTATATCAATCGTCCGAGCGAATTAGAGCTGCTATGGCGCAAATACGGATTCTTGGCATTGCCGCTATTGATAGTTGCGGGCTTTGGCGGTTTTGTATATCGCCTGTGGCAAAAACACGGCAAAGACGAACCCATCATTCAAGCCGTTGAATTTTATCCGCCCGCCGAACTGCCGCCCGCCGAAGCCGGCGTACTCATTGACGATACCAACGACCACCGCGATTTAATTGCGCTCATTCCTTTTTGGGCAGCCAACGGATATATTAAAATGTACGAGGTAGGTAAAAGCAGTTTATTGTTCAATAGTCTGGATTATGAATTGGAAAAAATAAAAGACCTACCCGCCTCTGTGCCGCGATACGAACAAATTATGTTCAACGGGTTATTCAGCCGGAGCAACAGAACATCTATCAATAGCTTAAAAAACAATTTTTACACGACACTCAGCAGTGCGCAGAGCAATTTGATGGCGTATGTAAAATCACAAAAATATTATACACCCAAATCCAGCGAACTTTCCGAACTCATTCCTTTTATTGCTATGGCGATGATAGGAGCAGGTGCTTTGATTATCTTTTTCTTAGGCTCTGTAACGGGTGGAATAGCAGCTATACTCTGTGGTATTCTCACTTTTTTTATAAAAAAACCGATGCTGCGCCGTTCCATGCATGGCAATACTTTGTATCAGCAGTTGTTTGGTTTCAGAATGTTTGTAAAAGCCGCCGAAAAAGACCGTTTAGAGCGTTTGCTCAAAGATGATCCCAATTATTTTGAAAAAACCCTTCCTTATGCTTTGGTATTTGGCTATGCAAAAGAATGGGGCAAAAAATTTGACGGCTTGCTCTTGGAGCCGCCCACTTGGTATGTGGGTAATGCCTACGGACCGCGCTATTTCGGTCACGGCGGCGGCTTTTCTATGGGCGACTTTGCCGATAAATTTGAGGGTGGCGTGCGCAATATAGAAAACGCTTTTTCCAGCACACCGCCTTCTAAGGGTGGCGGCTCGTGGAGCGGCGGCAGTGGCGGTGGTTTTTCAGGTGGCGGCTTTGGCGGCGGCGGCGGCGGCTCGTGGTAG
- the pgi gene encoding glucose-6-phosphate isomerase gives MLPHHNPTQTNAWKKLQAEYRLMRRFSMKNAFAQDAQRFERFSCRLGDDILFDFSKNLIRPETLDLLLDLAKECEVPKAIAAMFAGEAINATEQRAVLHVALRNRNQVPIFSEGTDVMPQVREVLEQMRRFSDAVAGGTWRGYSGKHITHLVNIGIGGSDLGPVMVTEALKPYQHPHLQLHFVSNIDGTHLAETLRQCPPESTLFLIASKTFTTQETMTNAHSARQWFLEKGGSENDIKKHFVAISTNEKEVSRFGIDTQNMFRFWDWVGGRYSLWSAIGLSIACAIGFEHFEQLLEGAFAADEHFRTAPLNGNIPVLMAVLGVWYNNFYRAESHAILPYDQYLHRFAAYFQQGDMESNGKSVDRNGKSLLYQSGGIIWGEPGTNGQHAFYQLIHQGTKLIPCDFIAPAQSHNPLGDHHPKLLANFFAQTEALMNGKSRREVVQELKKSGASQQIIDFLTPFKIFKGNRPTNSLLIKRITPHTLGALIALYEHKIFVQGIIWNVYSFDQWGVELGKQLASRILPELQSKHLIHSHDASTNALINQYKRWK, from the coding sequence ATGCTCCCTCATCACAACCCTACCCAAACCAATGCCTGGAAAAAGTTACAAGCAGAATATCGTCTGATGCGGCGGTTTTCTATGAAAAACGCTTTCGCGCAAGATGCGCAACGCTTTGAGCGTTTTTCTTGCAGGTTGGGCGATGATATTTTATTCGATTTTTCCAAAAATTTAATACGCCCCGAAACGCTTGATTTATTGCTGGATTTGGCAAAAGAATGTGAAGTACCCAAAGCAATAGCGGCGATGTTTGCCGGCGAAGCCATCAACGCCACCGAGCAGCGAGCCGTATTGCATGTAGCTTTGCGCAACCGCAACCAAGTCCCCATTTTCAGCGAGGGCACTGATGTAATGCCGCAAGTGCGCGAAGTGTTGGAGCAAATGCGCCGTTTTTCGGACGCGGTTGCCGGCGGTACTTGGCGCGGCTACAGCGGCAAACACATCACACATTTGGTAAATATCGGTATCGGCGGCTCTGATTTGGGACCGGTGATGGTGACAGAGGCTCTCAAACCCTATCAGCACCCGCATTTACAATTACACTTTGTATCTAATATTGACGGAACACACTTAGCCGAAACACTCCGACAATGCCCGCCCGAAAGCACACTTTTTTTAATTGCGTCTAAAACCTTTACTACTCAGGAAACAATGACCAATGCACACAGTGCACGGCAGTGGTTTTTGGAAAAAGGCGGCTCAGAAAACGACATCAAGAAACATTTTGTGGCAATTTCTACCAACGAAAAAGAAGTGAGCCGCTTCGGAATCGATACGCAGAATATGTTTCGTTTTTGGGATTGGGTGGGCGGTCGCTACTCGCTGTGGTCGGCGATAGGATTATCCATTGCCTGTGCTATTGGTTTTGAGCATTTTGAGCAATTGTTAGAAGGAGCTTTTGCTGCCGATGAGCATTTTCGTACTGCACCTTTAAACGGCAATATTCCGGTATTGATGGCGGTGCTGGGAGTATGGTACAATAATTTTTATCGCGCCGAAAGTCACGCTATTCTGCCTTATGACCAATATTTACATCGTTTTGCGGCTTATTTTCAACAAGGAGATATGGAAAGCAACGGTAAAAGTGTGGACAGAAACGGAAAATCCCTGTTGTATCAAAGTGGGGGTATTATTTGGGGCGAGCCGGGTACAAACGGGCAGCACGCTTTTTATCAACTTATTCATCAAGGCACTAAACTCATTCCTTGCGATTTTATTGCTCCTGCCCAAAGCCATAATCCGCTGGGCGACCACCACCCGAAATTATTGGCTAATTTTTTTGCACAAACAGAGGCACTGATGAACGGCAAGAGCCGCCGCGAAGTAGTGCAGGAACTCAAAAAATCAGGGGCTTCGCAGCAGATAATTGATTTTTTGACCCCTTTTAAAATCTTTAAAGGCAACCGCCCGACCAATTCATTGCTGATTAAACGCATTACGCCACATACACTCGGCGCATTAATTGCTTTGTACGAACACAAAATTTTTGTGCAGGGCATTATTTGGAATGTCTATAGCTTCGACCAATGGGGCGTAGAGTTAGGAAAACAATTAGCTTCGCGTATTTTGCCCGAATTGCAAAGCAAACATTTGATACACAGCCACGATGCCTCTACCAATGCGCTCATCAACCAATACAAACGTTGGAAATAA
- a CDS encoding YceI family protein, whose protein sequence is MKYFLFILMVLCPAVIINAQTTQWSLDKSHSSVKFAVSHLVISETEGKFKVFDGTLQSAGDNDFSDAKVDFTVEVGSIDTDNTMRDEHLKGEDFFDAAKYPTMYFKSTSFKKTGNNQYALSGDLTIKDVTKPVTFDVQYGGTVKDPWGNIKAGFKASATIRRFDYNLRWNSLTEAGSMVVGDEVRITLPIEFQKK, encoded by the coding sequence ATGAAATACTTTCTTTTTATTTTAATGGTTTTGTGTCCTGCTGTAATAATAAATGCACAAACCACACAGTGGTCTTTGGATAAAAGCCATTCAAGTGTAAAATTTGCCGTATCACATTTGGTAATTTCTGAAACTGAGGGCAAATTTAAAGTATTCGACGGCACGCTGCAAAGTGCAGGTGACAACGATTTCAGTGATGCAAAAGTTGATTTTACGGTAGAAGTAGGCAGCATTGATACTGATAATACCATGCGCGATGAGCATTTGAAAGGTGAAGATTTTTTTGATGCTGCAAAATACCCAACCATGTATTTTAAAAGCACCTCTTTCAAAAAAACGGGCAACAACCAATATGCTCTGAGCGGAGACCTGACGATTAAAGATGTCACCAAACCCGTAACTTTTGATGTACAATATGGCGGTACTGTTAAAGACCCTTGGGGCAATATCAAAGCTGGTTTTAAAGCAAGTGCCACTATTCGCCGTTTTGACTATAATTTGCGTTGGAACAGCCTCACAGAAGCGGGCAGTATGGTGGTAGGTGACGAAGTACGCATCACTTTACCCATAGAATTTCAAAAAAAATAA
- a CDS encoding MarR family transcriptional regulator, with amino-acid sequence MSIDQDIQSKRIRNEWQRVLVNILYTYPWLLEGIRNILNEYGITPQQYNVLRILKGSYPAPISTQDIRQRMLDKMSDVSRIVDRLLAKGWLNKTPNTTDRRFVDVLLNEKGLALMALLEHKNKDLDNLASALTLEEAAQLNILLDKIRTYKKPEKA; translated from the coding sequence ATGTCTATTGATCAAGATATTCAATCCAAGAGGATACGCAATGAATGGCAGCGCGTATTGGTAAATATTTTATATACTTATCCCTGGCTGTTAGAAGGTATTCGTAATATTTTAAATGAATATGGTATTACCCCTCAACAATACAATGTATTACGCATTTTAAAAGGTAGTTATCCTGCTCCCATTTCTACTCAGGATATACGACAACGTATGCTCGACAAAATGTCGGACGTGTCGCGTATTGTGGATCGTTTGCTGGCAAAGGGGTGGCTCAATAAAACACCTAATACCACCGACCGCCGCTTTGTAGATGTGCTGCTCAACGAAAAAGGTTTGGCATTAATGGCATTATTGGAACATAAAAATAAGGACTTGGATAACTTAGCGTCGGCACTTACTTTGGAAGAAGCCGCACAACTCAATATTTTATTGGACAAAATACGCACTTATAAAAAGCCCGAAAAAGCATAG
- the prfB gene encoding peptide chain release factor 2 (programmed frameshift), with protein sequence MIAEQLQPLQERLDALGGIFDVENRRHRLEELEVTTQAPNFWEQAQVAQNTLKTIKSHQYWLALYQNLQQTFDDLQVLYEFYEQGEADEAEVEAQYQHTLAMCEDAEFRSTLNAEEDALDAELEINAGAGGTEACDWVDMLMRMYIMWGEKNGYKVRTGWTVAGDVAGYKSVNLTIEGAFAYGNLKGENGVHRLVRISPFNAQGKRQTSFASVFVHPLVDDSIQIDLNMGDVRVDTFRASGAGGQHVNRTESAVRFTHIPTGIVVECQEDRSQIRNREIALKALKSRLYELEIKKRNEEKAKLESGKRKIEWGSQIRSYVLDDRRVKDHRTGHQTGNTDAVLNGELNPFIKAYLMSDLNTENTDNGDDD encoded by the exons ATGATAGCCGAGCAACTCCAACCGCTGCAAGAGCGACTCGATGCTTTA GGAGGTATCTTTGACGTAGAAAACCGCCGACACCGCCTCGAAGAACTCGAAGTTACTACCCAAGCCCCCAATTTTTGGGAACAAGCACAAGTAGCACAAAATACCCTAAAAACAATCAAATCACATCAGTACTGGCTGGCATTGTACCAAAATTTGCAACAGACTTTTGATGATTTGCAGGTGTTGTATGAATTTTATGAACAGGGCGAAGCCGATGAAGCGGAAGTGGAGGCTCAATATCAGCATACTTTGGCGATGTGCGAAGATGCCGAGTTTCGCTCTACGCTCAATGCCGAAGAAGATGCTTTAGATGCCGAGCTTGAAATTAATGCCGGAGCCGGCGGCACTGAAGCCTGCGACTGGGTGGATATGCTGATGCGTATGTACATTATGTGGGGCGAAAAAAATGGCTACAAAGTACGCACCGGCTGGACGGTGGCAGGTGACGTGGCGGGCTATAAATCGGTGAACCTAACCATTGAAGGTGCCTTTGCTTACGGCAATCTCAAAGGCGAAAACGGTGTGCATCGTTTGGTGCGTATTTCTCCCTTTAATGCACAGGGAAAACGGCAAACCTCTTTTGCTTCGGTATTTGTGCACCCTCTTGTTGACGATTCTATCCAGATAGATTTGAATATGGGCGATGTGCGCGTGGATACTTTCAGGGCGAGTGGCGCGGGCGGGCAGCACGTGAACCGTACCGAAAGTGCCGTGCGCTTTACGCATATTCCCACAGGTATTGTGGTAGAATGTCAGGAAGACCGCTCCCAAATACGCAACCGTGAAATTGCGCTCAAAGCCCTTAAATCGAGGTTGTATGAGTTAGAAATAAAAAAACGAAATGAAGAGAAAGCGAAATTGGAGAGTGGCAAGCGCAAAATAGAATGGGGTTCGCAGATACGCAGCTATGTGCTCGACGACCGCCGCGTGAAAGACCACCGCACCGGACACCAAACCGGCAATACCGATGCCGTACTCAACGGCGAACTCAACCCCTTCATAAAAGCCTACCTGATGAGCGATTTGAACACCGAAAATACTGATAACGGCGACGATGATTAA
- a CDS encoding redoxin domain-containing protein, with protein sequence MPLQIGQAAPDFSLFNTDKKEVKLSDFRGKNVVLLFFPLAFTGVCTAELCSLRDSIADYEQLSAVILAVSVDSLFTLDKFKKDQHLNFDLLSDFNREVCQAYGAYYEDFVFNMKGVARRSAFVIDSEGVLRYAEVLESAGDLPNFEAVKSTLSQL encoded by the coding sequence ATGCCTTTACAAATTGGACAAGCAGCTCCCGATTTTTCATTGTTTAATACAGACAAAAAAGAAGTAAAACTTTCTGATTTTCGCGGTAAAAATGTAGTGCTTTTGTTTTTTCCTTTGGCATTTACGGGGGTATGCACTGCCGAGTTGTGCAGCCTACGCGACAGCATCGCCGACTACGAGCAACTGAGTGCCGTTATTTTGGCGGTTTCGGTAGATTCTCTTTTTACTTTGGATAAATTCAAAAAAGACCAGCACCTCAATTTTGATTTATTGTCGGATTTTAACAGAGAAGTATGCCAAGCCTACGGTGCATACTACGAAGATTTTGTGTTCAATATGAAAGGTGTTGCCCGCCGCTCCGCTTTTGTGATAGACAGCGAAGGTGTATTGCGCTATGCCGAAGTGCTGGAAAGTGCCGGCGACTTGCCCAATTTTGAAGCAGTAAAAAGCACTTTGAGTCAATTGTAA
- a CDS encoding MmcQ/YjbR family DNA-binding protein — MDIEAIRSYCMAKKGSSESFPFDESTLVIKVMDKMFALISLDRTPFSMNLKCEPEYALELRDRYNWVREGYHMNKKHWNTIDLEAGNIPTALLYSLIDHSYNLVVQSLPKKTQAALSEME; from the coding sequence ATGGATATAGAAGCAATACGCAGCTATTGTATGGCAAAAAAAGGCAGCAGCGAAAGTTTTCCTTTTGATGAAAGCACTTTGGTGATAAAAGTAATGGATAAAATGTTTGCTCTTATTTCGTTGGACAGAACCCCTTTTTCTATGAATCTCAAATGCGAGCCGGAATATGCTTTGGAATTGCGCGACCGCTATAATTGGGTGCGCGAAGGTTATCACATGAACAAAAAACACTGGAATACCATTGACCTCGAAGCGGGCAATATACCCACAGCTTTGTTATATTCGCTCATTGACCACTCTTATAATTTGGTGGTGCAGAGCCTGCCCAAAAAAACACAAGCGGCTTTGTCGGAAATGGAGTAA
- a CDS encoding SET domain-containing protein-lysine N-methyltransferase, giving the protein MPPSLHCPHLFVAETPEHGRGVFAAHPIAAGDTIEMCPVLIVPRSQRPALDTTTLYDYYFLWDDIQQDAAIALGYGSLYNHSYQPNAQYVSHVEQRLLEFIAIGDIAQGEEILVNYNGNSEDETQVWFERKIEKNTNEQQKK; this is encoded by the coding sequence ATTCCCCCCTCTTTACATTGCCCGCACCTATTTGTAGCCGAAACCCCCGAACACGGACGCGGGGTTTTTGCGGCACACCCTATTGCGGCGGGCGACACAATAGAAATGTGTCCGGTGCTGATAGTGCCACGCTCACAACGCCCCGCCTTAGACACTACTACTTTGTACGATTATTATTTTCTTTGGGACGATATTCAACAAGATGCCGCCATTGCACTCGGCTACGGCTCGCTTTACAACCACTCCTATCAGCCCAATGCGCAATATGTGAGCCATGTAGAACAACGCCTCCTTGAATTTATTGCTATCGGCGATATTGCACAGGGCGAAGAAATATTGGTCAATTACAACGGAAATTCGGAAGATGAAACGCAGGTGTGGTTTGAACGCAAAATAGAAAAGAATACCAACGAACAGCAAAAAAAATGA
- a CDS encoding tRNA-binding protein, whose translation MTTTITFSDFEQVDIRVGEIIEVRPFPEARKPAYQLWIDFGAATGIKKSSAQITKHYTPESLLHRQVVAVVNFPPRQIGKFMSEVLVLGLPDETGEVVLLQPERAVPKGGKMF comes from the coding sequence ATGACGACAACCATTACTTTTTCGGATTTTGAGCAGGTGGATATTCGCGTGGGCGAAATTATAGAAGTGCGCCCTTTTCCCGAAGCCCGCAAACCCGCCTACCAGTTGTGGATAGATTTTGGTGCGGCGACAGGCATTAAAAAATCATCGGCACAAATCACCAAGCACTATACGCCCGAAAGCCTCTTGCATCGCCAAGTGGTGGCGGTGGTCAATTTTCCGCCGCGCCAAATCGGTAAGTTTATGTCGGAAGTGTTGGTGCTGGGGCTGCCCGACGAAACAGGCGAAGTAGTATTATTGCAGCCGGAGCGTGCAGTGCCCAAAGGCGGTAAAATGTTTTGA
- a CDS encoding TonB family protein, protein MKDYQNFSLDDLVFAGRNRDFGAYDLRQHYLRHLLRAMPSGVGLFGLLLGAAYGISQRDIAEVVAAVPDTVWDLQPIPQFKVQPPQPLPKPQLQNAVAVVVPQTASDLKKFIELESTSDPAQSTEIPPTQGALASATPSNRDQSGTAATSGVENPLPAGNASGTAVVEPPAADPPPQILDFSEELPQFVGGNEALFRFLQKNLKYPRLAVENEKQGKVFVGFVVRENGSITDVKVINGIGSGCDEEALRVVRAMPAWKAGKQGGRAVAVRFVLPIVFKLE, encoded by the coding sequence ATGAAAGATTATCAAAATTTTAGTTTGGACGACCTCGTTTTTGCAGGACGTAACCGCGATTTTGGTGCTTACGATTTGCGCCAACACTATCTCCGCCACTTGCTGCGTGCTATGCCGTCGGGGGTGGGCTTGTTCGGATTATTGCTCGGTGCGGCCTATGGCATTTCACAAAGAGATATAGCGGAGGTGGTAGCAGCAGTGCCCGATACAGTGTGGGATTTGCAACCCATTCCTCAATTTAAAGTGCAGCCGCCTCAGCCGCTACCCAAACCACAGCTCCAAAACGCTGTGGCAGTTGTTGTCCCGCAAACAGCGAGCGACCTCAAAAAATTTATAGAGCTGGAGTCGACATCCGACCCCGCACAATCTACCGAAATTCCGCCGACACAAGGAGCTTTGGCTTCTGCTACACCTTCCAACCGCGACCAAAGCGGAACAGCGGCAACGAGCGGTGTTGAAAATCCTTTGCCCGCCGGCAACGCTTCGGGTACTGCTGTAGTAGAGCCGCCCGCCGCAGACCCACCACCGCAAATATTGGACTTTTCCGAAGAACTGCCGCAATTTGTGGGCGGCAATGAAGCACTGTTCCGCTTTTTACAAAAAAACCTAAAATATCCGCGCCTCGCCGTTGAAAACGAAAAACAGGGCAAAGTATTTGTCGGTTTTGTGGTGCGCGAAAATGGCTCTATTACCGATGTAAAAGTAATTAATGGCATTGGTAGCGGCTGCGATGAGGAAGCCCTGCGCGTGGTGCGTGCCATGCCCGCATGGAAAGCCGGCAAACAAGGCGGCAGAGCCGTAGCAGTGCGCTTTGTATTGCCGATTGTATTTAAATTAGAGTAA
- a CDS encoding DUF5103 domain-containing protein, with protein sequence MIHKIAMRWLKMRWIGCCLLLLSGGIMIKTFSLQAQQDFDTSERNYSSTIQSVWLHGENDYFAFPAIALGSEDGVWLSFDDLSETPHRYTYTFYHCDAQWNRSALQTFDYLEGFTEGEIRQFSYSFRTFPKYIHYEAHLPDEGMQLKYSGNYVLFVYDNYHLDQPILTRRFVVYESAVAVQNVRINTAISRHFPLRPEVRFSVAFPNDLLPFDPTLNTRVCMLQNGRWDNAQYNLQPNFVTRNTMDFWLNEASLFGGGKEFRYLDTRMIPPPRGELAAAADTVHLLLPNDSIDYRKAYSYYEDLDGKFVTGRLFENLSFEDAQYWRVHFKLFAPEVADGNVYVSGAFSNWSLTSPYQMQYNTREMCYNATLWLKQGLYNYRYVLCNSDNTDCKDGILEADFYEQGFVYQILVYYRARGDWADRLLACYQWGE encoded by the coding sequence ATGATACACAAAATTGCTATGAGGTGGTTAAAAATGAGGTGGATAGGGTGCTGCTTATTATTGCTGAGTGGTGGTATAATGATAAAAACATTTTCGCTGCAAGCACAGCAAGATTTTGATACTTCGGAGCGCAATTACAGCAGCACCATTCAAAGTGTGTGGTTGCATGGCGAAAATGATTATTTTGCTTTTCCAGCCATTGCTTTGGGAAGCGAAGATGGGGTGTGGCTTTCTTTTGACGACCTCAGCGAAACTCCACATCGCTACACCTACACTTTTTATCATTGCGATGCACAGTGGAATCGTTCCGCCCTCCAGACTTTTGACTATCTTGAAGGCTTTACCGAAGGCGAAATCAGGCAGTTTTCTTACTCTTTTCGTACTTTTCCCAAATATATCCACTACGAAGCCCACCTTCCAGATGAAGGTATGCAACTTAAATATTCAGGAAATTATGTGCTGTTTGTATATGATAATTATCATTTAGACCAACCCATTCTCACGCGGCGTTTTGTAGTGTATGAGTCGGCGGTGGCGGTGCAAAATGTACGCATCAATACCGCCATCAGTCGTCATTTTCCTTTGCGCCCCGAAGTTCGTTTTTCTGTAGCTTTTCCTAACGATTTGCTCCCTTTTGACCCCACACTGAACACCAGAGTATGTATGTTGCAAAATGGCAGGTGGGATAATGCACAATACAATCTGCAACCCAATTTTGTTACACGCAACACTATGGATTTTTGGCTAAATGAGGCTTCTTTGTTCGGCGGCGGTAAAGAATTTAGGTATTTGGATACCCGCATGATTCCACCGCCGCGCGGCGAACTGGCCGCCGCCGCCGATACCGTACATCTGCTGTTGCCCAACGATTCCATTGATTATCGCAAAGCTTATTCCTATTACGAAGATTTGGACGGTAAATTTGTAACGGGGCGTTTGTTTGAAAACCTTTCTTTTGAAGATGCTCAATATTGGCGCGTACATTTTAAACTTTTCGCGCCCGAAGTCGCCGATGGCAATGTGTATGTAAGCGGTGCTTTCAGCAACTGGAGTTTGACGAGCCCCTACCAAATGCAATACAATACCCGCGAAATGTGCTACAATGCTACGCTGTGGCTCAAGCAGGGTTTGTACAATTATCGCTATGTGCTGTGCAATAGCGACAATACCGACTGCAAAGACGGCATTTTAGAAGCCGATTTTTATGAGCAAGGCTTCGTATATCAGATTTTGGTGTATTATAGGGCGCGCGGCGATTGGGCTGACCGCCTTTTGGCTTGCTATCAGTGGGGCGAATAA
- the gldC gene encoding gliding motility protein GldC gives MNKKNILFDISLDEQKVPEQIVWSASDSPVEEPQSCAAISLAMWDATAKTTMKFDLWTKEMTVEEMNFFIFQSLYTCADTLERATGNREEANALRHYAKAFAKRTKVVE, from the coding sequence ATGAATAAAAAAAATATCCTTTTTGACATTTCATTAGACGAACAAAAAGTTCCTGAACAAATCGTGTGGAGTGCCTCCGACAGTCCGGTGGAAGAGCCACAATCCTGTGCCGCTATTTCCTTGGCGATGTGGGACGCTACCGCCAAAACTACGATGAAATTTGACTTGTGGACAAAGGAAATGACCGTAGAAGAAATGAATTTTTTTATATTTCAATCGCTATATACCTGCGCCGACACCTTAGAGCGCGCCACCGGCAACCGCGAAGAAGCCAACGCTTTGCGCCACTACGCCAAAGCCTTTGCCAAACGCACCAAAGTAGTAGAATAA